One Mixta gaviniae genomic window carries:
- a CDS encoding NADP(H)-dependent aldo-keto reductase — protein sequence MHYHRIPHSTLEVSQLGLGTMTFGEQNSEADAHAQLDLAVRCGINLIDTAEMYPVPPRPETQGLTEQYIGSWLKSRGNRDKIVLASKVAGPSRGNDAGIRPAQVLDRKNIRVALEASLKRLNTDYIDLYQIHWPQRQTNCFGKLGYQYTDTSVPVTLLETLEALAEQVRAGKIRYVGVSNETPWGVMRYLQLAEKHELPRIVSIQNPYSLLNRSFEVGLAEISQHEGIELLAYSSLAFGTLSGKYLNGARPAGARNTLFSRFTRYSGEQSQLAIAEYVDLARKHGLDPAQMALAFVRQQPFVASTLLGATTLEQLQSNIDSYQLTLSGEVLEQLEAIHRRYTYPAP from the coding sequence ATGCACTATCACCGTATCCCCCATAGTACGCTGGAAGTCAGCCAGCTGGGCCTGGGAACCATGACGTTTGGTGAACAAAACAGCGAAGCCGACGCCCATGCACAGCTGGACTTAGCCGTTCGTTGCGGCATCAATCTAATCGACACCGCGGAAATGTACCCCGTCCCGCCGCGCCCGGAAACCCAGGGCTTAACCGAGCAATATATCGGCAGCTGGCTGAAGTCGCGCGGCAATCGCGACAAGATCGTGCTGGCGAGCAAAGTCGCCGGGCCTTCGCGCGGCAACGACGCCGGCATCCGCCCGGCGCAGGTGCTGGATCGCAAAAACATTCGCGTGGCGCTGGAAGCGAGCCTGAAACGCCTTAACACCGATTATATCGACCTGTATCAGATCCACTGGCCGCAGCGCCAGACCAACTGCTTCGGCAAGCTCGGCTACCAGTACACCGACACCAGCGTGCCGGTAACATTGCTGGAAACGCTGGAGGCGCTGGCCGAACAGGTGCGTGCCGGCAAGATCCGCTACGTCGGCGTATCAAATGAAACGCCGTGGGGCGTGATGCGCTATCTGCAGCTGGCGGAAAAGCATGAGCTGCCGCGCATTGTCTCTATTCAGAATCCCTACAGCCTGCTGAACCGCAGCTTTGAGGTCGGCCTGGCGGAGATCAGCCAGCATGAGGGGATCGAGCTGCTGGCCTACTCCAGCCTCGCCTTCGGCACGCTGAGCGGCAAGTACCTCAACGGCGCGCGTCCGGCCGGCGCGCGCAATACCCTGTTCAGCCGCTTTACACGCTACAGTGGCGAGCAGTCGCAGCTGGCGATTGCGGAATATGTCGATCTGGCGCGCAAGCATGGCCTGGACCCGGCGCAGATGGCGCTGGCCTTTGTGCGTCAGCAGCCGTTTGTCGCCAGCACTCTGCTGGGCGCCACCACCCTTGAGCAGCTGCAAAGCAATATCGACAGCTATCAATTGACGCTGAGCGGCGAAGTGCTGGAGCAGCTGGAAGCGATTCACCGCCGCTACACCTACCCGGCACCATAA
- a CDS encoding YgdI/YgdR family lipoprotein, protein MKRITGAAAVTMMLLLSGCSSNYVMATKDGHMILTDGKPEIDKDTGLVKYTDQAGNELQINGDDVSSIIER, encoded by the coding sequence ATGAAACGGATAACGGGCGCGGCGGCCGTGACAATGATGTTGCTGTTAAGCGGCTGCAGCAGTAATTACGTGATGGCGACCAAAGATGGTCATATGATTTTGACTGACGGTAAACCGGAAATTGATAAAGATACCGGGCTGGTGAAGTACACCGATCAGGCTGGCAATGAACTGCAGATTAACGGCGATGACGTTTCCTCGATTATCGAACGTTAA
- the lplT gene encoding lysophospholipid transporter LplT, producing the protein MKLSGNDASLMSRGMVAVIVAQFFSAFGDNALLFATLAVLKNQLYPDWSQPVLQMVFVATYILLAPFVGQMADSFAKGRVMMLANGLKLLGALAIGVGLNPFIGYALVGVGAAAYSPAKYGILGEITRGEQLVKANGLMEASTIAAILLGSVAGGVLADWSLLAALGVCVLAYALAVVANISIPKLAAARPGQSWHPLAMARSFFQATRQLWRNGETRFSLVGTSLFWGAGVTLRFLLVLWVPVALGITDNKTPTLLNAMVAIGIVIGAAAAAKLVTLKTVGRCMPAGVLIGIAVVFFALQHTQINAYALLIVIGVLGGFFVVPLNALLQERGKQTVGAGNAIAVQNLGENSAMLLMLGLYSLAIKLGAPPVATGVGFGVLFALAIAVLWGWQLAQKRHA; encoded by the coding sequence ATGAAGCTTTCCGGAAACGACGCCTCGTTAATGTCGCGCGGTATGGTGGCGGTTATTGTCGCCCAGTTCTTCTCCGCCTTTGGCGATAACGCGCTGCTGTTCGCCACGCTGGCGGTGCTGAAAAATCAGCTCTATCCCGACTGGAGCCAGCCGGTGCTGCAGATGGTGTTCGTCGCCACCTATATTCTGCTGGCGCCTTTCGTCGGGCAGATGGCCGACAGCTTCGCCAAAGGCCGCGTGATGATGCTGGCCAACGGGCTGAAGCTGCTGGGCGCGCTGGCAATCGGCGTCGGCCTTAATCCTTTTATCGGTTATGCGCTGGTGGGCGTCGGCGCCGCAGCCTATTCGCCGGCGAAGTATGGCATTCTCGGCGAAATCACCCGCGGCGAACAGCTGGTGAAAGCCAATGGCCTGATGGAGGCCTCGACCATCGCGGCGATCCTGCTGGGATCGGTGGCGGGCGGCGTATTGGCGGACTGGAGCCTGCTGGCGGCGCTGGGCGTCTGCGTGCTGGCCTATGCCCTGGCGGTGGTGGCGAACATCTCGATTCCGAAGCTGGCAGCGGCCCGGCCCGGCCAGAGCTGGCATCCGCTGGCGATGGCGCGCAGTTTTTTCCAGGCGACGCGGCAGCTGTGGCGCAACGGCGAAACCCGCTTTTCGCTGGTGGGCACCAGCCTGTTCTGGGGTGCCGGCGTCACCCTGCGTTTTCTGCTGGTGCTGTGGGTGCCGGTGGCGCTGGGCATTACCGACAATAAAACCCCGACGCTGCTGAACGCGATGGTGGCGATCGGCATCGTTATCGGCGCGGCGGCGGCGGCGAAGCTGGTGACGCTGAAAACTGTCGGGCGCTGCATGCCCGCCGGGGTGCTGATCGGCATTGCGGTGGTGTTTTTCGCGCTGCAGCATACCCAGATAAACGCCTATGCGCTGCTGATTGTTATCGGCGTGCTGGGCGGTTTCTTTGTGGTGCCGCTGAACGCGCTGCTGCAGGAGCGCGGCAAGCAGACGGTCGGCGCCGGCAACGCTATCGCGGTGCAGAACCTTGGCGAGAACAGCGCGATGCTGCTGATGCTGGGGCTTTATTCGCTGGCAATTAAGCTGGGCGCGCCGCCGGTAGCGACGGGCGTCGGTTTTGGCGTGCTGTTTGCGCTGGCGATCGCCGTGCTGTGGGGCTGGCAGCTGGCGCAAAAGCGCCACGCCTGA
- the lgt gene encoding prolipoprotein diacylglyceryl transferase has protein sequence MNSYLAFPQFDPVIFSIGPISLHWYGLMYLVGFVFAMWLAVRRANKPGSGWKKEEVENLLYAGFLGVFLGGRIGYVLFYNLPLFLDNPLYLFKVWDGGMSFHGGLIGVIVVMLWFAHRTKRNFFQVSDFIAPLIPFGLGAGRLGNFINGELWGRVAPDVSWAMLFPGSRSEDMALLATHPEWQSLLATYGVLPRHPSQLYELALEGVVLFAILNLFIRKPRPMGSVSGLFLIGYGAFRIIVEFFRQPDAQLGLFEGISMGQILSVPMILAGVIMMIWAYRRRPQLQTGEQK, from the coding sequence ATGAATAGCTACCTGGCTTTCCCCCAATTCGATCCGGTGATCTTCTCCATCGGACCCATCTCCCTGCACTGGTACGGCCTGATGTATCTGGTCGGGTTTGTGTTTGCGATGTGGCTGGCGGTGCGCCGCGCCAACAAGCCCGGCAGCGGCTGGAAAAAAGAGGAAGTAGAAAACCTGCTCTACGCGGGCTTCCTCGGTGTGTTTCTTGGCGGCCGTATCGGCTACGTGCTGTTCTATAACCTGCCGCTGTTTCTCGATAACCCGCTCTATCTGTTTAAGGTCTGGGATGGCGGCATGTCGTTCCACGGCGGTCTGATCGGCGTGATCGTGGTGATGCTGTGGTTCGCGCACCGCACCAAACGCAACTTCTTCCAGGTCTCCGACTTTATCGCGCCGCTGATCCCGTTCGGGCTGGGTGCCGGCCGTCTGGGCAACTTTATTAACGGCGAACTCTGGGGCCGCGTGGCGCCGGACGTCTCCTGGGCGATGCTGTTCCCCGGCTCGCGCAGCGAAGATATGGCGCTGCTGGCCACCCATCCTGAATGGCAGTCACTGCTGGCGACCTATGGCGTGCTGCCGCGTCACCCGTCGCAGCTTTATGAGCTGGCGCTGGAAGGGGTGGTATTGTTCGCCATTCTCAATCTTTTTATCCGTAAACCGCGTCCGATGGGCAGCGTTTCCGGTCTGTTTTTGATCGGCTACGGCGCGTTCCGCATTATCGTGGAGTTCTTCCGTCAGCCCGATGCCCAGCTGGGCCTGTTCGAAGGCATCAGCATGGGGCAAATTCTGTCGGTACCGATGATTCTGGCCGGCGTGATTATGATGATTTGGGCGTATCGTCGTCGCCCGCAGCTACAAACAGGTGAACAAAAATGA
- a CDS encoding TerC family protein encodes MFDWIADPNAWLALGTLTILEIVLGIDNIIFLSLVVAKLPKNQQNSARRIGLMGAMLMRLGLLASIAWVVKLTNPLFTLMDHPFSARDLILLGGGLFLLWKSSMEIHESIEGGSEEHKTNVHSFVGAIAQIMVLDIIFSLDSVITAVGLSDHLFIMMAAVVIAVGVMMFAAKSIGEFVDRHPSVKMLALSFLILVGFTLILESFDIHVPKGYIYFAMFFSMAVECLNLMRSKKAAQ; translated from the coding sequence ATGTTCGACTGGATTGCAGATCCCAATGCCTGGCTGGCTCTCGGCACGCTCACCATTCTGGAAATCGTGCTGGGCATCGACAATATTATTTTCCTTTCTCTGGTTGTCGCCAAACTTCCGAAAAATCAGCAAAACAGTGCGCGTCGTATCGGCCTGATGGGCGCCATGCTGATGCGTCTTGGACTACTGGCTTCGATCGCCTGGGTAGTGAAGCTGACCAATCCGCTGTTTACCCTGATGGATCACCCTTTCTCCGCGCGCGATCTGATCCTGCTGGGCGGTGGGCTGTTCCTGCTGTGGAAGTCGAGCATGGAGATCCACGAAAGCATCGAAGGCGGCAGCGAGGAGCATAAAACCAATGTTCACTCCTTTGTCGGCGCCATCGCGCAAATTATGGTGCTGGATATTATCTTCAGCCTCGATTCAGTGATCACCGCCGTCGGCCTGTCCGATCACCTGTTTATTATGATGGCGGCAGTGGTGATCGCCGTGGGCGTGATGATGTTCGCGGCGAAAAGCATCGGCGAGTTCGTCGATCGCCATCCTTCGGTGAAAATGCTGGCGCTCTCTTTCCTGATCCTGGTCGGCTTTACGCTGATTCTGGAAAGCTTCGATATTCACGTGCCGAAAGGCTATATCTACTTCGCCATGTTCTTCTCTATGGCGGTGGAATGCCTCAACCTGATGCGCAGCAAGAAAGCCGCGCAGTAA
- the mutH gene encoding DNA mismatch repair endonuclease MutH yields the protein MTTRFLTAPPEDEAVLLARAQALAGYTLSELAQQAGIPTPVDLRRDKGWVGMLLEMHLGASAGSKPERDFAHLGVELKTIPIDAQGRPLETTFVCVAPLTGNSGVTWENSHVRHKLARVLWIPVEGDRALPLATRRVGAPLLWSPTAEEEDLLRRDWEELMDMIVLGQVERITARHGEVLQIRPKAANSKALTEGIGEQGQPIMTLPRGFYLKKSFTAPLLARHFLL from the coding sequence ATGACGACTCGATTTTTGACAGCGCCACCTGAAGATGAAGCCGTTTTGCTGGCGCGCGCGCAGGCGCTGGCGGGCTATACGCTGAGCGAGCTGGCGCAGCAGGCGGGCATCCCGACGCCGGTCGATTTACGCCGTGATAAAGGCTGGGTCGGCATGCTGCTGGAGATGCATTTGGGCGCCAGCGCGGGCAGTAAGCCGGAGCGCGATTTTGCCCATCTCGGCGTCGAGCTAAAAACCATTCCGATCGATGCACAGGGCCGCCCGCTGGAGACCACCTTCGTCTGCGTCGCCCCGCTTACCGGCAACAGCGGCGTCACCTGGGAAAACAGCCATGTGCGTCATAAGCTGGCGCGAGTGTTGTGGATCCCGGTGGAGGGCGATCGCGCCCTGCCGCTGGCGACGCGGCGCGTCGGTGCGCCGCTGCTCTGGAGCCCAACGGCGGAAGAGGAGGATCTGCTGCGGCGCGACTGGGAAGAGCTGATGGATATGATCGTGCTGGGCCAGGTGGAGCGCATCACCGCGCGGCACGGCGAGGTGTTGCAGATACGACCGAAGGCGGCCAACAGTAAAGCGCTGACGGAAGGGATCGGCGAGCAGGGCCAGCCGATCATGACGCTGCCGCGCGGCTTTTATCTGAAGAAAAGCTTTACCGCCCCGCTGCTGGCGCGCCATTTTTTGCTTTAA
- a CDS encoding prepilin-type N-terminal cleavage/methylation domain-containing protein, whose amino-acid sequence MKRTSAYGFTLPELLLVLVVVSLLGIASLNGWQQWQQRQRMRDTAQQLQQFLSGVRAWANWHNSEQPLWLLPGERWCLGSGPIPLSGCEADKRLQLLAPHRQVNILAVEGAPGFYGRRNVARAGHIAFGDETRSWRIIISARGRIRLCEESVCP is encoded by the coding sequence ATGAAAAGAACCTCCGCATATGGTTTTACGCTGCCGGAACTGCTACTGGTGCTGGTGGTGGTCAGCCTGCTGGGCATCGCTTCGCTGAACGGCTGGCAGCAGTGGCAGCAGCGCCAGCGTATGCGCGATACCGCGCAGCAGCTGCAGCAATTTCTGTCGGGCGTGCGCGCCTGGGCCAACTGGCATAACAGCGAGCAGCCGCTCTGGCTGCTGCCGGGTGAACGCTGGTGTCTCGGCAGCGGCCCAATACCGCTCTCTGGCTGCGAGGCGGATAAACGGCTGCAGCTGCTGGCACCGCACCGTCAGGTCAACATTCTTGCCGTGGAAGGCGCGCCAGGCTTCTATGGCAGGCGCAACGTGGCGCGCGCCGGGCATATCGCCTTCGGCGACGAGACGCGCAGCTGGCGCATCATCATCTCCGCCCGCGGCCGCATTCGGCTTTGCGAGGAGAGCGTATGCCCGTAA
- the rppH gene encoding RNA pyrophosphohydrolase, which yields MIDDDGYRPNVGIVICNKQGQVLWARRFGQHSWQFPQGGINPGETAEQAMYRELFEEVGLHRKDVRLLASTRNWLRYKLPKRLVRWDTKPVCIGQKQKWFLLQLMCNDADINMQTSSTPEFDGWRWVSFWYPVRQVVSFKRDVYRRVMKEFASVVMPLQESATQRNTPAYRRKRG from the coding sequence GTGATCGACGATGATGGCTACCGCCCAAATGTTGGTATTGTAATCTGTAACAAGCAGGGCCAGGTGTTATGGGCCCGGCGTTTCGGACAGCACTCCTGGCAGTTCCCGCAGGGGGGCATTAATCCTGGAGAAACGGCGGAACAGGCTATGTACCGCGAACTCTTTGAAGAAGTCGGTTTGCACCGTAAAGATGTCCGCCTGCTTGCCTCTACCCGAAACTGGTTACGTTATAAGTTGCCAAAACGTTTGGTGCGTTGGGACACGAAGCCGGTATGTATCGGCCAGAAACAGAAGTGGTTTCTTCTGCAGTTGATGTGCAATGACGCCGATATCAACATGCAAACCAGCAGTACGCCGGAGTTCGATGGCTGGCGCTGGGTCAGCTTTTGGTATCCGGTTCGTCAGGTGGTCTCGTTTAAGCGCGACGTCTACCGCCGCGTAATGAAAGAGTTCGCCAGCGTCGTCATGCCGCTGCAGGAGAGTGCAACGCAGCGCAATACGCCTGCTTATCGACGGAAGAGAGGTTAA
- the ptsP gene encoding phosphoenolpyruvate--protein phosphotransferase, with amino-acid sequence MLTQLREIVEKVAAAPRLDEALEILVNEICFAMETEVCSIYLADHDRRCYYLMATRGLKKPRGKIVTLAFDQGIVGLVGRLAEPINLADAQSHPSFKFIPSVKEERFRSFLGVPIITRRQLLGVLVVQQREHRQFDESEESFLVTLATQMATLITQSQLSQLFGHFRQKRVRALAAAPGVAVAPGWVDNTQPSLEHVFAASTLDVARERERLSLAMGEASNEFRRFSKRFSASVQKESAAIFDLYSHLLSDARLKQDLFAEIEGGSVAEWAVKKVIEKFAAQFASLQDSYLRERAGDLRVLGQRLLFHLDDTLQGTNAWPERFVLVADELTATTLAELPQERLAGVVVRDGAANSHAAILVRAMGIPTVMGADILPDMLDKRLLIVDGYRGELLIDPEPVLIHEYQRLVSEENELSRLAEDDVEQPAELKSGERIQVMLNAGLSAEHEQAMDNWVDGIGLYRTEIPFMLQNGFPSEEEQVAQYQGMLQLFLNKPVTLRTLDIGADKQLPYMPISEENPCLGWRGIRLTLDQPEIFLVQVRAMLRANAASGNLSILLPMITSIDEIDEARRLIDRAGQEVEEMLGYDIPRPRIGIMIEVPSMLFMIPHLASRVDFVSVGTNDLTQYLLAVDRNNTRVATLYDSLHPAMLHALKSIADSARQARIDLCLCGEMAGDPMCVVLLIGLGYHHLSMNGKNVPRVKYLLRHIDREEAQALSERSLQAQTATEVRHQVAAFMERRGLGGLIRGGR; translated from the coding sequence ATGCTGACTCAGTTGCGTGAGATTGTAGAGAAGGTGGCGGCCGCGCCGCGTCTGGATGAGGCGCTGGAAATCCTGGTGAACGAAATCTGTTTCGCCATGGAAACCGAAGTCTGCTCCATCTATCTCGCCGATCACGATCGTCGTTGCTATTACCTTATGGCGACGCGCGGGCTGAAAAAGCCGCGCGGCAAGATCGTCACGCTGGCATTTGATCAGGGCATCGTCGGCCTGGTAGGGCGGCTGGCGGAACCGATCAACCTCGCCGACGCGCAGAGTCATCCCAGCTTCAAATTTATTCCTTCGGTCAAAGAGGAGCGTTTCCGCTCCTTCCTCGGCGTGCCGATCATTACGCGCCGCCAGCTGCTTGGCGTGCTGGTGGTGCAGCAGCGCGAACATCGTCAGTTTGACGAAAGCGAAGAATCCTTCCTGGTTACGCTCGCCACGCAGATGGCGACGCTGATCACCCAGTCCCAGCTCAGCCAGCTGTTCGGCCACTTCCGTCAGAAGCGCGTGCGCGCGCTGGCGGCGGCGCCCGGCGTCGCGGTGGCGCCCGGTTGGGTCGACAATACCCAGCCCTCTCTCGAGCATGTGTTCGCCGCTTCGACGCTGGATGTCGCGCGCGAACGCGAACGGTTGTCGCTGGCGATGGGCGAGGCGAGCAACGAATTCCGCCGCTTCAGCAAACGCTTTAGCGCCAGCGTGCAAAAAGAGAGCGCGGCGATTTTCGATCTTTACTCCCACCTGTTGAGCGACGCGCGCCTGAAGCAAGATCTCTTCGCCGAGATAGAAGGCGGATCGGTCGCCGAATGGGCGGTAAAAAAGGTGATCGAGAAGTTCGCCGCGCAGTTTGCCAGCCTGCAGGACAGCTATCTGCGCGAGCGCGCCGGCGATCTGCGCGTGCTGGGTCAGCGCCTGCTGTTCCACCTTGACGATACGCTGCAGGGTACCAATGCCTGGCCGGAACGTTTTGTGCTGGTGGCGGACGAACTGACGGCCACCACGCTGGCGGAGCTGCCGCAGGAGCGCCTGGCGGGCGTGGTCGTACGCGACGGCGCCGCTAACTCGCACGCGGCGATCCTGGTGCGCGCGATGGGTATCCCGACGGTGATGGGTGCCGATATCCTGCCGGACATGCTCGATAAGCGGCTGCTGATCGTCGATGGGTATCGCGGCGAACTGCTGATCGACCCTGAGCCGGTCTTGATCCATGAATATCAGCGGCTGGTCAGCGAAGAGAACGAACTGAGCCGGCTGGCGGAAGATGATGTCGAACAGCCCGCCGAGCTGAAAAGCGGCGAGCGCATTCAGGTGATGCTGAACGCGGGCCTCAGCGCCGAACATGAGCAGGCGATGGATAACTGGGTGGACGGCATCGGCCTCTACCGCACCGAAATTCCCTTTATGCTGCAAAACGGCTTTCCGTCGGAAGAGGAGCAGGTAGCCCAGTATCAGGGGATGCTGCAGCTGTTTCTGAACAAGCCGGTGACGCTGCGTACGCTCGATATCGGCGCCGATAAGCAGCTGCCCTATATGCCGATCAGCGAAGAGAACCCCTGTCTTGGCTGGCGCGGCATCCGCCTGACGCTCGATCAGCCGGAGATTTTCCTCGTGCAGGTGCGCGCCATGCTGCGCGCCAACGCCGCCAGCGGCAATCTCAGCATTCTGCTGCCGATGATCACCAGCATCGACGAGATCGACGAGGCGCGCCGCCTGATCGATCGCGCCGGGCAGGAGGTAGAGGAGATGCTTGGCTACGACATCCCACGGCCGCGCATCGGCATTATGATCGAAGTGCCTTCAATGCTGTTTATGATCCCGCACCTCGCGTCACGCGTTGATTTTGTCTCGGTCGGCACCAACGATCTGACCCAGTATCTGCTGGCGGTGGATCGCAACAATACCCGCGTGGCGACGCTCTACGATTCGCTGCATCCGGCGATGCTCCATGCGCTGAAATCGATCGCTGATTCGGCGCGTCAGGCGCGCATCGACCTCTGCCTGTGCGGCGAAATGGCGGGCGATCCGATGTGTGTAGTGCTGCTGATCGGGCTTGGTTATCACCATCTGAGCATGAACGGTAAAAACGTGCCGCGCGTGAAGTACCTGCTGCGCCATATCGATCGTGAAGAGGCGCAGGCGCTGAGCGAACGCAGCCTGCAGGCGCAAACCGCCACCGAAGTGCGTCATCAGGTCGCCGCCTTTATGGAAAGGCGTGGTCTCGGCGGGCTGATCCGCGGCGGCCGTTAA
- the ddpX gene encoding D-alanyl-D-alanine dipeptidase: MTQEAELVDLTTLFPHLEIDLKYATADNITGYAIYREARCLLHPDAAKALARSVAVARLAGLSLRVYDAYRPQLAQQHLWLACPDPQYVVAVSLGSNHSRGTAIDVTLRDEAGRLLDMGSGFDEMHARSHLWHPDVPATAQRNRLMLNAIMQAGGFVGINSEWWHFELPDSVRYPLLTDRFSCAPLPSITTEHSF; this comes from the coding sequence ATGACGCAAGAGGCTGAGCTGGTCGATCTGACGACCCTGTTTCCACATCTGGAGATCGATCTGAAATATGCCACGGCCGACAATATCACCGGCTACGCCATCTATCGCGAGGCGCGTTGCCTGCTGCATCCCGATGCGGCGAAAGCGCTGGCGCGCAGCGTGGCGGTGGCGCGCCTGGCCGGATTATCGCTGCGGGTGTACGACGCTTATCGTCCGCAGCTGGCGCAGCAGCATCTCTGGCTCGCCTGCCCCGATCCGCAATATGTGGTGGCGGTGTCGCTGGGATCCAACCACAGCCGCGGCACAGCAATCGACGTTACGCTGCGTGATGAAGCGGGCCGCCTGCTTGATATGGGCAGCGGGTTTGATGAAATGCATGCGCGATCGCATCTCTGGCATCCGGACGTGCCGGCGACGGCGCAGCGCAACCGTCTGATGCTGAACGCCATTATGCAGGCCGGCGGTTTTGTCGGCATCAACAGCGAGTGGTGGCACTTCGAACTACCTGACTCGGTGCGCTATCCGCTGTTAACCGATCGTTTTAGCTGTGCCCCGCTGCCCTCGATAACCACAGAACATTCATTTTAA
- the thyA gene encoding thymidylate synthase produces the protein MKQYLALMEKVLNEGTPKNDRTGTGTLSIFGHQMRFNLQEGFPLVTTKRCHLRSIIHELLWFLNGDTNIAYLKENNVSIWDEWADENGDLGPVYGKQWRSWGAADGRQIDQLAKVLDQLKNDPDSRRIIVSAWNVGELDEMALAPCHAFFQFYVADGKLSCQLYQRSCDVFLGLPFNIASYALLVHMMAQQCGLEPGDFVWTGGDTHLYSNHLEQARLQLTREPRPQPKLVIKRKPDSLFDYRFEDFEIEGYDPHPAIKAPVAI, from the coding sequence ATGAAGCAGTATCTGGCGTTAATGGAAAAAGTGCTGAACGAAGGCACGCCGAAAAACGATCGCACCGGCACCGGCACGCTGTCGATTTTCGGCCACCAGATGCGTTTCAATTTGCAGGAAGGCTTTCCGCTGGTCACGACCAAACGCTGCCATCTGCGCTCCATTATTCATGAGCTGCTCTGGTTCCTGAACGGCGATACCAATATCGCCTATCTCAAGGAAAACAACGTCTCGATTTGGGACGAATGGGCCGACGAGAATGGCGATCTGGGGCCGGTTTACGGCAAACAGTGGCGCAGCTGGGGGGCGGCGGATGGCCGTCAGATTGATCAGCTGGCGAAAGTGCTGGATCAGCTGAAAAACGATCCCGATTCACGCCGCATTATCGTCTCCGCCTGGAACGTCGGCGAACTTGATGAGATGGCGCTGGCGCCGTGTCACGCCTTCTTCCAGTTCTATGTGGCGGACGGCAAGCTCTCCTGCCAGCTCTATCAGCGCTCCTGTGATGTGTTCCTCGGCCTGCCGTTCAACATCGCCAGCTATGCGCTGCTGGTGCATATGATGGCGCAGCAGTGTGGTCTGGAGCCGGGCGATTTTGTCTGGACCGGCGGCGATACGCACCTCTACAGCAACCATCTGGAGCAGGCGCGTCTGCAGCTGACCCGCGAGCCGCGTCCGCAGCCGAAGCTGGTGATCAAACGCAAGCCTGATTCGCTGTTTGACTACCGTTTTGAGGATTTCGAGATCGAAGGCTACGATCCGCACCCGGCGATCAAGGCGCCGGTGGCGATCTAA